TTTAAGATCTGGAAAGTCAGAATGTGAGGATTTATGGTTAGAAATAATGATGCTGCTGTTGGGGTTACAAAGAAATggtattgtcacggttgtcgaaggagaagaggaccaaagtgcagcgtgtgtgtcgttccacatttgatTTATACTGTGAagctatgcaatacataaataaacttgaatgaccaaaaaaaataaaacgtgaaacagacactactcaaaactaatctcccacaaacccaggtggcacaaacaccaacttaaatatgacctccaattagagacaccgatgaccagctgcctctaattggagatcatctcaaacaaagcccaacatagaaatacaaaaaccagaacaacccaacatagaaatacaaaactagaacataacaacataggaaaaaaaacctgtcacgccctgacctactctaccatagaaaataacagtttaccatggtcaggacgtgacaggtattgAAATTCAGTTATGTTGGATTCTGGCTCATACAGGTGTTTATGGAAATTATACAGGAGATATAATAGCAGAAAGAGCAGTGAAAAATGATATTGTGGATATACAGTTGTTGTTGGGTAGAGGGGAAATTCAAACATTGATTTGGAAAATTGGTTAGATTGCTAGCGGAGACAATGGGATGAAAGAAGTAAGTGCAGACATTTTTATAATATAAGGAAATCTGTACGGGAGATAGTGTCATATAATGGGAACAGAAGGGAGGAGGTTATGTTGTGTAGGATGAGATTAGGGTTTACTGGATTTAATTTATCTTTGAAATTGATAGGGAAACATGGTACTGGAATGTGTAATGGTTGAACATGTATAATTATTTTGTGAAATTATTGACGTAGAAAGGGACAGGTTGTTTGACAGAGTTAGAGAGGTTGGACGGAATGGGAGTGGGTGGTATTTTCGGTGGGGGTGATGGGAGTTCTGAGGTTTGTAGGGAATTATTTATTTAGGGTTagttaacttctctgggctaggtgggacgtgaccgtcccacactatttAACAGCcattgaaatagcatggcgcgaaatacaaaacagcaaaattatcataatttcaatttctcaaacatacgactattttacaccattttaaagatacacttctccttaatgtaaccacattgtcccatttcaaaaaggctttacagcgaaagcaaaacattagattatgttaggagagtacatagacaaaaataaccacacaggcattttccaagcaaggagatgtgtcaataaaacccaaaacacagctaaatgaagcactaacctttaatcttcatcagatgacactcctaggacatcatgttacacaatacatgtatgttttgttcgataaagttcatatttatatccaaaaacagcattttacattggcgcgggatgttcagaaaatgtattcccaccaaaaacgtccggtgaatgagcacatcaatttacaaaaatactcatcataaacgttgacaaaatacataacaattattttaagaattatagatacagtactccttgatgcaaccgctgtgtcagattttaaaatagctttcggcgaaagaacatttttcaatattctgagtacatagctcgccatcaaagcaagctatacagacacccgccaagtgcTGGGGTCAGCTAAACtcagaaatattctcttacctttgctgatcttcatcagaatgcactcccaggactgctacttccacaagaaatgttgtttttgttcaaaataatccatatttatgtccaaatacctccgttttgtttgtgcgttcaggtcattATCCAATGGCATAATGTGCGAGCATAATTCGAGACACGAAAagtaaaaatgttccattaccgttcgtagaagcatgtcaaacattgtttacaatcaatctttatggtatttttaatgtaaaaatgcgataatattccaactggacaatagcgtattcattccagaagaaaaagaaggaggggcgcacTGTCGGGCTCGCacatcaccaagtcctttgtccataggcagtccactcattgactgagctcctattctctgcccggttacaggagaatgatgaaaaaactttctgaaggcttttgacagccaatggaagccttgggaagtgcaacttgaccccacagacactgtagtttcgatagggattcaaaagaagaactacaattctcagatctcccacttcctggttggatttttctcaggtttttgcctgccatatgagttctgttatactcacagacatcattcaaacagttttagaaacttcggagtgttttctatccaaatctactaataatatgcatattctagtttctgggccagagtagtaaccagtttaatttgggtatgtttttcatccggccgtgaaaatactgccccctacaccttgACAGGTTAAGAGAATACACTGTAGATAGGTCATgactggcctcacactccagtacagtaggtggtggtGTATGCACCTGTCGGTTGGTTGTGATTCGCCAATAAAACTTAAAGAAGAAGAAGATTATTGCTGGAGAGAGATACAATGCTGATTGTACGGAGATTGTGACAGCCGGTTAAATGGCATCCCTTGAGAAGGTAAGAACAAGATGTATGTTAGGAGaagtgcagtattatcataaggTGACGTATACTTGGAAtacggaggaggaatggagggaaaaagagaggcagaggaggtctaagagagggagagagagaggaagagggtgagcttgagtcggttaaaaatggcgggaaaaaaggagatggtttgttaaagaagaatggtagaaagtgtaagcagagtgagctaaagacaggaggagaaattgAAGTGAATGAGGGCAAAGTATCTGAGGTGGTAGGTATGGAGACGTTCTCGGAGCCCAAGCCTTGCACTgagggtcaggataaagatgagtctgcGACAGTAATAGTGAAGTTTTTGGAAaaagtggacccttgccttttggctgatccatttgtcgTTTCACATGGGTGAAAACATAGTTGGGTGCTGTGGAATTGGTGAGGGTAAgcagaagtggtcttgtgataattgtttgtgtttctgctggtcagagggagcaGGCGCTCCATGTTAAATGAATGGGGACAAGAGTTCTGAATTGTTTTACTCTCAAGAAAAGAgtgccattgaaaggagtgattactgggtaGCAgtaaaagttgaccaactgaaggggaagagTCCCAatgtttgtgatgctcgtcgtttggtgCGGCACAGACAGGGTGGCGTGAGTGGTGAAACAGTCATTGtttgttcttttgagttttgatgttgagtctttgcccgacaaagtgatgttaggatatataagttatcctgtacgaGATGTTGTGCTGAATACATTACATTGTTACAGGTATCAAGCTTATAGgcttgtggcagcagtgtgtatgaGGGATGTTCCtaggtgtgcagaagggcatgagttaaaggaatgtgtagcattggggaaagtagtggtaggTGTTAATTGTAAGGGTGCCCAcggggctggggatcagaaatgtccggtgcaagagaggcaggttgaggtttccagggttagagtagtgcagaagatgTCATAtgttgaggcagtgaagaaagtagaggaagatgggtcaagggggaaGGATCCTGAGATCCTTTCCTTTTATCtaagaggagtggtgtgagtagtagatctgtaccagtaaaCAGGGATACGCCACCAGTAAACAGGGATACGCCAACAAGTGATATGTTTCATTcagattggatttttagcatttatagcaatggttattaactgtactgcagggatggaacgtaaGTCATAGAAAattgttgtggtggcagctgcagagaggtatttgggtgtgcgagacttgacatcagaagagtgtttaaaaataaatactttaagtggtggtgtcccatcctttcaggttgttggcctgaggtaggactaaatagatttaaatagCGGATTATAAATAGCAGGtggtgttactttttattattatagggttttatttttttgtgagtgtagtgtaagatggtagggtatttgtttatttattttgttcaagccaagtataagggagttgtactccagtctaaTAGATGGCAGTAATGCAACATTTAATGGAtaccaaccgccgttaaacctcatcgaagaagaGAGCGCAACCACAGATAGACGAGAACATCTTTGGCGCAACGTTGGTTTCTTCAGATTCTGACCACGCCCACTGCTGAATGCGGAAGTCACCAGTTGCTGCTGTTTTTGTGCATGAAGGTAGATAAAGAACAAATCTAAGGCTattgttcattttatttttgttggCTGGTGTAGTTATGACTTTTATTATTTGATCTAAGATGTTTTGTGGCATCTAGTGTTCTGTTATTCTCCATCAGGGCATTTTTTTGCTTGCTAACTGAACAACAGGTGTAGCTGAcatttgctagctagttagctacctgcTGACGTACCTTACAGGTATCATAGTTGTTGATTACTTTATGCATATTTGCTCGTTTTATTTTCTTGCActgttttttaaacatttatgaTTCATAATTGGCTATGATGTAGATCAACTACACTAAGTATACCaaacaaaggcacttaaatattttgtcttgcccattcaccctctgaatggcacacatacacaatccatttcttaattgtctcaaggcttaaaaatccttatttaatctgtctcctccccgcaatctacactgattgaagtggatttaacaagtgacatcgataagtgatcatagctttcacctggtcagtctgtcatggaaaaagcaggtgttcctaatgttttgtatactcagtgcatGTATATATTTTTGGTTGGCTGTGATTGAAATGTTGACCTAGCTGCAATAGCTTTTACCTTGCCACCTGTTCACCCCCCACTCCTGTTCTACAGGTTTTAGAGAACTTTCCCTTGATGTGAACTGAAGATAGTACTGCTCCCCAACATGCCACATACAcaagcacacagatacacactgaTTACAAAGTGTGCGTGCATGGTCATCACACTACTCTTTGCCTCTGGACATGCAGAAGAGATCACTAAAGATGGAACACAGAACCGTTCTCTGGTATCCATCCACCACCTTGCCAGTTTACCTACTCTCCGGGATATCGTAGTGAAAGAGGGAGCCAGCACTCTAATTGAGTGCAATGTCACTGGAAAGCCAGATGACATTCAGTGGTACAATTCCAAAGGGCACGTTCTGGATCCGGAAGAGGGAGGTAATGCATACAGCCAACTCTATCAACTTCTAGTTACCTGAAACCTTTACAACATCTGATGAATTGTTTTACATTGTATTATTAAAAGCACGTTTAACTAACTTTTGATTTCTTTCCAAAAGGTGGGAAATGGCTGATTCAGGACAAGGGCGTTTTAAATATCACAACGGTCAGTTTTGAAGACCGAGGCCGGTACACCTGCATAGCTTCCAGCTCGGCAGGGACCTCCAACTACACCATCACCTTACGGGTGGCCTACATCCACAGCGGCCTGGGCCTGTACTATGTCATCGTGTGTCTCATCGCCTTCACCATCACCATGATCCTCAATGTCACGCGCCTCTGCATGGTCAGCAGTCACCTGAAGAAGACGGAGAAGGCCATCAACGAGTTCTTCCGCACCGAGGGAGCTGAGAAGCTCCAGAAGGCCTACGAGATAGCCAAGCGCATCCCCATCATCACCTCAGCCAAGACCATGGAGTGGGCCAAGGTCACCCAGCTCAAGACCATGGAGTTTGCCCGCCACATGGAGGAGCTGGCCCGCAGTGTGCCACTTCCCCAGACCATCCTCAGTTGCAGGGCCTTTGTGGAGGAGATTATGGAGACGGTGCACACCTCGGTGGGGGCGACAAGCCTCCAGAAAGCTATAGAGCCAGCTAACCCAGAGGGGAGAGGTAAAACCTGTGAGGTCCAGATGTCAGCGGAGCAGCAGGGCCCAGCAGCACATGGCAGAGAGGatggtgatggtgttgatggtaccATTGAAAACAGCCTGGACATTGAGGTGTCTGTCCACCCTATTTCCAAGTGTGAGGATGAGAAGTGGGCTGAAGGGGATGAGGTGTCTGTACCCATGCTGGGGCCATGCTCCAGTGGGAGTGTGGCTTATGAAAGTCACATTTAGTCGTGCCAGTCAGGTCTTTTTCCAGTTAGTTGAGAGGTCGAAACCAAAGGGCTGCTCAGATGGCAACCACAGATGGTGGGAGTTGAGGTATTTTGTGTCTAGTATGCTACTGCCTCTATTTCATAGAGAAAATACACTGGATGAAACCTAAAGATGTTTCAGAGATGAGATAGGCCTTGTGGTTACTTCTCTACCTGATAGCAGTGGTATTTGATAACAATggtgggaggtgaggagaggattgTGTTCAGTTTTTACATCTTTATTTACTTCACTACTTGCTTCAGTTTAAAGGAAGGCTTGATTTGGTTGTTTGCTTGTGTGGTTGTATCTTAACAAATTAGAAAAAAGTagaaacctgcacactgctcttgctagtatcgcTGCTCTTTATTAAGTTTTACGTATTTTTTCTtcaaaaagctctgacgaaggccttgaggccgatatgtaaagcttaataaagagcagtgatactaatgAGTAGTGTGtgggtttcttcttttttctcatcTTATTCAACTATGCACCTGCAACAGAGATGGCttagatgtgcgagtgcctttttgaATTTTTTATCTTAACAAATAACATGTTGtaatcgctgtttaaaatcactTGGAATATGGGTTGCACAAGGCAATCTAGCAAATTAAGTAGCATTTGACTCGGGGTAATGGGTGTAAtcagtggtataaagtacttaagtaaaaaatacttaaagtactacttaagtcgttttttggggtatctgtactttactatttatacttttgaaaacttttacttttacttcactacattcctaaagaaaatgatgtactttttactccatacgttttccctgacacccaaaagtactcattatgtTTTGAAtttttagcaggacaggaaaacggtctaattcacacacttatcaagagagcatacctggtcatccctactgtctctgatctggcagactcacaaaacacatgcttcatttgtaaattatgtcttgaGTGTTGGTGCTTGCACCtagctatccgtaaatttaaaaaacaaggaaatggttctgTCTGGTtaacttaatataaggaatttgaaatgatttatgctTTTTATTctcaagtatattttagcaataacatgtacttttgatacttaagtatttttaagaccaaatacttttagacttttattcaagtaggattttgactgggtgactttcacttttacttgtgtCTTTCAATTAAGGTatcatttactcaagtatgacaattgggtactttttccaccacttggTGTAATTCTGCTATCTTTCCAGTTGGTGGGGGTGTTGCACAACCTTTACAGAGCCAACTGTTTGGTCTCTGAGGTGGAACAAGAAAAATACTACTTTGTCAGTTTAAAGGTTATATTGGATAACTATAGGGCCATTTGATACTAAGGTtaaataaacatctcattatttCTCATGAGTCACACCTAATGGCATGTGCTCTACATACATGAGTCCTACTTGCCTACCTGTGAAACAGGTTTGTATTCTAGAAATGACTATACATTGTTAAAATTACATTTGAATATATTCAGGTTAAATGGCAGTCAGACTGTAACTTACTTGGCTTCAGTGAAGTAAACAGTGATAACTATGGGGACAAACTAGTACAGGGACAGACACAGTGTGATGCTCTTTCTACCTCTTCTTTCTTCAGTGTGTTTTGAGGGCTGATTCATTGAATTTGACCAAAGATGGGTAATATGCTAATGACTTAATTCCTTCATCAGCCTCAAGTATAGAACACATTATGAGTTGGCTGAATGAGTAGTGCTTCTCTGGCACTCTTATCTTACTGAAGAACTTTGAACAAATGCACTTCAACAGTGGAAGATTAGCTCTATTTCTCACCGCTGTTGGTCCAaaggtgtgtgcttgtgtgttttggggtgtgtgtttgtgtgtttacctACAGTGATTCATTGGCCCAGTCCAAAACAATTGATTGTTATCAGGGTGAAAACATTGGGTGCCAACTCATTATAACCTGCTTTTTAATGTTTGGAATTGTAGACCTTGAAGTCTAACTTGCAGAGCTCACAAATGAAGTGTTTTAAAATAGTAATAAATATGtctaaaaacagattttttttacttCCTTTGCAAATCACAGAAACTTCTGAGTAAAGATTGGCTACCAGCATCATTGAAATGAACACCAGCAGTACTTTACCCATGTGTTATTTATTCAGGCACAGAACAATGCAATAATATATCATCTAGTGATTATTCTGGGTACGGGTGGCAGGAATGGAATGAAAATCCTCTGACTTCAGCAGATGGAATGGATAATAATCTCATATGTTGATATTAACTGCTTAGGTTTTGAGAAAGAGATGTGAGTAGAAAAAGCCCTGAAGCAATTTCTTTCCTCCCAATGAACTCTGACATCTCAGCCTTGAACAGCTTCAACAAAATCTTTAAAACTGTTTGGCCTGGACCATTCTAGCTGTCAATCCATTTGAAACAGTCGGTTTTGTGTGGGGTGACTGACCTCACAGCCATTTCTATAACATTATGCACTTTGCCTACACTAGTTTCTGTCTGCAAATTGCTACCAATTCTCTGGATTATATGAGATATGAACATCAGACAGCATGAAAGGGAAAAAGAGATATGAGCCTGAAACTGAAATTAACCAAAATAAATTAAATTGAATCCTGCCATGATTGAAAAAAAACTCCCTTTTTTCCCCCTGCGATGGCTTTTATCTAACTCTTATCTGGAATATACTGTATTTGCAAAAATAGGTCACGATAAAGAGCAGCGTATTAGCACACGACTGAACCAGCCTAATAGAAGCATTATAGTCATATGTACCAGCCAAGAGATAAGACGCATGTTATCACACCAGGCCGTGTAAGTCAGAGTAAGACTAATAGAATGGAAGCCAATCCAGTAATCCAGTAGTTCTCCTCTGTATGGAACCAGACAGTTGAGTTCCTCACACAATATCTGAAAATCAAAGCAAAATTTGATTTTGTCGTCTTACGAGTTTTATCCTGCCTTTGTTCTGTGTGTAAGACAGAGGCAATTAGCAATGATACAATGGTGTATTGTTCATTATAGGCTTTCTGTTCACAATGTAGGCTACATTGTACTTTTGTTTTTACATTATActttaacatttttacatttgaatTAGGGTATTTGCCCTTTGTGCAACTGTTGATAGATAAGGGGCCTTATAAATAAAATACTTAATGTACATAACCGTTTGATTGATTATATCAGCTGTCACACCCCAGCTGTCTGGTTGGTTGACTGTACACCCCACCCACCCAGCTGTCTGGTTGGTCAATTAACTAAGCGGTTGGGTTGCATTCGTGCTTCCTTATagataacgttagccagctacatCATTGGGAATGTATTTATTTAGGTTACTTTAATCAAAACACAGAGACCGTGTACACATGCAAATTACCTGAAAGGATTCTCAGCTCATCCTAAAATGAGCTGAGAAAAGTCGTTGTAACGAGGGACGACTTCCTCCTCCACATAACACTCGAATCTCTTCCAATCTGCTGCTCACTTTTTCTTGTCGATACACACTTTAAAATCGGTCGCCACTCCATGACATCAGTACCAGGGTCTAAAAAGTAATTGATTATTGCAGAAGCTGCAGCTAAAATCAACATTTGACATGGTCTATCCATCGTTTTACC
The DNA window shown above is from Salmo salar chromosome ssa13, Ssal_v3.1, whole genome shotgun sequence and carries:
- the LOC106567997 gene encoding microfibrillar-associated protein 3-like, with product MPHTQAHRYTLITKCACMVITLLFASGHAEEITKDGTQNRSLVSIHHLASLPTLRDIVVKEGASTLIECNVTGKPDDIQWYNSKGHVLDPEEGGGKWLIQDKGVLNITTVSFEDRGRYTCIASSSAGTSNYTITLRVAYIHSGLGLYYVIVCLIAFTITMILNVTRLCMVSSHLKKTEKAINEFFRTEGAEKLQKAYEIAKRIPIITSAKTMEWAKVTQLKTMEFARHMEELARSVPLPQTILSCRAFVEEIMETVHTSVGATSLQKAIEPANPEGRGKTCEVQMSAEQQGPAAHGREDGDGVDGTIENSLDIEVSVHPISKCEDEKWAEGDEVSVPMLGPCSSGSVAYESHI